A DNA window from Aquarana catesbeiana isolate 2022-GZ linkage group LG01, ASM4218655v1, whole genome shotgun sequence contains the following coding sequences:
- the TOPORS gene encoding E3 ubiquitin-protein ligase Topors produces the protein MREKRGRRRKTGRKEDPSTMMQSTSTDDFLGASSSKAGSRKSHNKGSPTDVSPDSKCPICLDRFENISHLDRCLHRFCFKCIKEWAKNKAECPLCKQPFHSIFHSVRAEDDFKEFVLRPTLNGSFASPDGQRFRYRTTMTGDSNLPMRTRSSAHRTFSPPDNGVLFEGYTTRQSHQRGSNIQQMMRRLASRRQASAEGRTMRQIQEQELINFRRALYRSGIRVRNIQDGGRYRDISAEFFRRNPACLHRLIPWLKRELTVLFGTHGSLVNIVQHIIMSNVTRFDMESQAFLEDLQPFLLHRTEHFLHEFINFARCPYNIDAYDQHANYDCPAPSYEEGSASESSVITISPDEVNTREPDVTSSSVEVGEAPWDDETPGPSYSTMEQATSGMLTTLDSSDEEPSSSRLESANMIKEATDDIQSQSIPSDDCIIVGFVKPLAERTPELVQLSSDSEPSLCEVKIEQTKKPQERPFTLYDSSESHRSSISSSRSSDKPSRKTKQKQKTPSDKSHPKKKKEKRSTDVSSRKLFESRKDDRHSFNEGTSRWRERSLSSDCYSRSSRNKAYDSHKKWHSKNRQRTKSREKRHKSSRERRRSRSRDRSLSWRSRTVSLSSESSRELKRSSSRNRKHSRGRSRSRDIDNTGNYRSTYHWEYTYYSRNRNREELQKSYKKHSRGRGHCSRYSDSPDYHLQAFSQRKEPRKRRGTIADKHHHSRSRSNSSRATITSAQQTQSDKPSGKRKYKTRHLEPQNKNKNNGETEVANGKEAHTQTALRDLEDSLMDKSSNEHKPKWKKRTRSPSVEIVYEGKSTQDTKQHKKKKKKKHKKKRRHEKSSPVVIRIDSDSDTPEKLDVPSSIDVDTLPGKSNSIESNIDLIKDSPSTSTPVHTIDRDCGEAANPYSKACNLTSVNEYLDAASEILDGLYFDESLDGEAFLPAPSPPKTPSFLDETAVTGLPTSDSKSAQDREDSTSPPITASQETLAGKSQEVFPETVCEHLQNMPSIAPPLMASEESTAENLQDTFAENICEHLEDIVEHLSPTIL, from the exons ATGAGGGAGAAGAGGGGAAGACGGCGGAAAACAGGAAGGAAAGAGGATCCGAGCACAATG atgcagtCAACATCAACAGATGACTTCCTAGGAGCTAGCAGCTCTAAAGCTGGTTCCAGGAAATCGCACAATAAAGGATCCCCAACAGATGTTTCTCCAGACTCAAAATGTCCCATATGTTTGGACCGATTTGAAAACATATCGCACTTAGACCGATGCCTCCATAGGTTTTGCTTTAAATGTATAaaggaatgggcaaaaaacaaAGCAGAGTGTCCTCTATGCAAGCAGCCATTTCATTCTATATTTCATAGTGTGCGAGCTGAAGATGATTTCAAAGAATTCGTTTTGCGTCCCACTTTAAATGGCTCTTTTGCCAGTCCAGATGGGCAGAGATTTCGCTATCGTACTACTATGACCGGGGACAGTAACTTGCCCATGCGAACAAGATCTTCTGCACACAGAACATTTTCACCACCAGACAATGGTGTTCTGTTTGAGGGATATACAACTAGACAATCTCATCAAAGGGGCAGCAATATTCAACAGATGATGAGAAGGCTAGCTTCCAGGCGACAAGCAAGTGCAGAGGGAAGGACAATGAGACAAATTCAAGAGCAGGAGCTCATAAACTTCAGGAGAGCACTTTACCGATCTGGAATACGCGTCAGGAATATTCAGGATGGAGGACGCTACCGTGATATATCTGCTGAATTTTTCCGCAGAAATCCTGCTTGCCTTCATCGGCTTATACCATGGCTTAAGCGGGAATTGACAGTGTTATTTGGCACACATGGTTCCCTTGTTAACATCGTGCAGCACATCATTATGAGCAATGTTACTCGATTTGACATGGAAAGCCAAGCCTTCTTAGAGGATTTGCAGCCTTTCCTGCTTCACCGTACAGAACACTTTCTTCATGAGTTCATCAATTTTGCACGCTGCCCTTATAATATCGATGCATATGACCAGCATGCCAACTACGATTGTCCTGCACCTTCATATGAAGAAGGTAGTGCATCAGAATCCTCTGTAATTACTATATCCCCAGATGAAGTTAATACAAGGGAGCCTGATGTGACTTCCTCTTCTGTTGAAGTTGGTGAAGCTCCCTGGGATGATGAAACACCTGGACCTTCCTACTCTACAATGGAACAGGCAACTAGTGGTATGTTAACTACTTTAGATAGCTCAGATGAGGAACCTTCAAGTAGTAGACTGGAGTCTGCCAATATGATAAAAGAAGCTACTGATGATATTCAGAGTCAGAGCATTCCTTCTGATGACTGTATTATAGTGGGTTTTGTTAAACCACTTGCAGAAAGAACCCCAGAATTAGTTCAGCTCTCTTCTGATTCAGAACCTTCCCTTTGTGAAGTGAAGATTGAGCAAACTAAAAAGCCCCAAGAAAGACCTTTTACTTTATATGACAGCAGTGAGTCACATAGGTCTTCCATTTCTTCATCTCGATCAAGTGATAAGCCATCACGCAAAACTAAACAAAAGCAGAAGACACCCAGTGACAAATCTcatccaaaaaagaagaaagagaaaagatcAACAGACGTATCTTCTAGAAAATTGTTTGAATCCAGAAAAGACGACAGACATTCTTTCAATGAAGGCACATCAAGGTGGCGGGAACGTTCTTTGAGCTCTGATTGTTATTCTCGTTCTTCTCGCAATAAGGCTTATGACAGTCACAAAAAATGGCACAGTAAGAACAGACAAAGAACAAAATCTCGAGAAAAGAGGCATAAAAGTTCGAGAGAAAGGAGGCGATCACGTAGTAGAGATAGAAGTTTATCTTGGAGGAGTAGAACTGTTTCTTTGTCAAGTGAAAGTTCCAGAGAGCTAAAAAGATCCAGCTCTAGAAATAGAAAGCATAGCAGAGGGAGATCGCGAAGTCGTGACATTGACAATACAGGCAATTATCGCAGTACTTATCACTGGGAGTATACATACTATAGCAGAAACCGTAATAGAGAAGAGTTACAAAAGTCCTATAAAAAACATTCCCGTGGTAGAGGTCATTGCTCTAGATATTCTGACAGTCCTGATTACCATTTACAGGCTTTTTCTCAAAGGAAAGAGCCAAGAAAGCGAAGAGGAACTATTGCTGATAAGCATCATCATTCAAGAAGCCGATCAAACAGCAGTCGTGCTACTATAACTAGTGCTCAACAAACCCAGTCTGACAAACCCAGTGGTAAGAGGAAATATAAAACCCGCCATCTGGAGCCACAGAACAAAAATAAGAACAATGGTGAGACAGAAGTTGCCAATGGAAAAGAGGCTCATACACAGACAGCCTTAAGAGACTTGGAGGATAGTTTGATGGATAAATCTTCAAATGAACACAAGCCTAAATGGAAGAAAAGGACAAGGAGCCCCAGTGTGGAGATTGTGTATGAAGGAAAAAGCACACAAGATACCAAacaacataaaaagaaaaagaagaaaaaacacaagAAGAAACGCAGACATGAAAAGAGTTCTCCAGTAGTCATCAGAATTGACAGTGATAGTGACACTCCAGAGAAACTTGATGTGCCGAGCAGTATTGATGTCGATACACTGCCTGGTAAAAGTAACAGCATAGAGTCTAATATAGATTTGATCAAGGACTCGCCAAGTACCTCCACACCTGTTCACACCATAGACAGAGATTGTGGGGAAGCCGCAAACCCTTATTCCAAAGCTTGCAATCTGACATCAGTTAATGAATATCTTGATGCTGCCTCAGAGATACTTGATGGATTATATTTTGATGAAAGTTTGGATGGAGAAGCTTTTCTGCCAGCACCCAGTCCACCTAAAACACCTTCTTTTCTTGATGAAACTGCAGTGACTGGGCTTCCCACATCTGATTCCAAATCGGCGCAGGACAGAGAAGATTCTACTTCACCCCCTATAACCGCCTCACAAGAAACTCTTGCTGGGAAGTCACAAGAAGTATTTCCTGAGACTGTCTGTGAACATTTGCAAAATATGCCTTCTATTGCACCACCTCTAATGGCCTCTGAAGAAAGTACAGCAGAGAACTTGCAAGATACATTTGCCGAGAATATCTGTGAACATTTGGAAGATATAGTAGAACACCTTTCTCCAACAATTTTATGA